A window of Streptomyces sp. SAI-127 contains these coding sequences:
- a CDS encoding metallopeptidase TldD-related protein, which translates to MSARTSKPHEIVERALALSRADGCVVIADEQSTANLRWAGNALTTNGVTRGRTLTVVSTVDGKEGTASGVVSRSAVTADELEPLVRAAEAAARGAAPAEDAQPLVTGVPESPDFTDAPAETSSAVFADFAPALGESFARARAGGRELYGFANHELVSTYVGTSTGLRLRHDQPNGTLELNAKSPDRTRSAWAGRSTRDFKDVDPAALDAELAVRLGWAERRHQLPAGRYETLLPPTAVADLLIYQLWSASGRDAAEGRTVFSKPGGGTRVGERLTELPLTLRSDPNEPGLESAPFVVAHSSGGDQSVFDNGLPVAATDWIRQGELAHLMTTRHSAGLTGLPVAPAAGSLVLDGGSELSLEEMVANTTRGLLLTCLWYIREVDPATLLLTGLTRDGVYLVENGEVTGEVNNFRFNESPVGLLGRATEAGRTEKTLPREWSDYFTRAAMPALRVPDFNMSSVSQGV; encoded by the coding sequence ATGAGCGCCCGCACCAGCAAGCCGCACGAAATCGTCGAGCGGGCCCTCGCGCTGTCCCGGGCCGACGGCTGTGTCGTGATCGCCGACGAGCAGTCGACCGCCAACCTGCGCTGGGCGGGCAACGCACTCACCACGAACGGCGTCACGCGCGGGCGCACGCTCACGGTCGTCTCGACCGTCGACGGCAAGGAAGGCACCGCCTCCGGCGTGGTCTCCCGGTCCGCGGTGACCGCGGACGAGCTGGAGCCGCTGGTGCGGGCCGCGGAGGCCGCCGCGCGCGGTGCCGCGCCCGCCGAGGACGCCCAGCCGCTGGTCACGGGCGTACCGGAGTCCCCGGACTTCACGGACGCGCCCGCCGAGACCTCCTCGGCCGTCTTCGCCGACTTCGCACCGGCGCTCGGCGAGTCCTTCGCACGCGCGCGTGCGGGCGGCCGCGAACTCTACGGCTTCGCCAACCATGAACTCGTGTCGACCTATGTGGGCACGTCCACGGGGCTGCGACTGCGCCACGACCAGCCCAACGGCACGCTGGAGCTCAACGCCAAGTCGCCGGACCGGACCCGCTCGGCCTGGGCCGGACGCTCCACCCGGGACTTCAAGGACGTCGACCCGGCGGCGCTGGACGCCGAGCTCGCCGTACGCCTGGGATGGGCCGAGCGGCGCCACCAGCTGCCGGCAGGACGGTACGAGACGCTGCTGCCGCCGACCGCGGTCGCCGACCTGCTGATCTACCAGCTGTGGTCGGCGTCGGGCCGGGACGCGGCCGAGGGGCGGACGGTGTTCTCCAAGCCGGGCGGCGGCACCCGGGTCGGCGAGAGGCTGACCGAGCTGCCGCTGACCCTGCGCAGCGACCCGAACGAGCCGGGCCTGGAATCAGCGCCCTTCGTGGTCGCGCACTCCTCCGGGGGCGATCAGTCGGTGTTCGACAACGGTCTGCCGGTCGCCGCCACCGACTGGATCCGACAGGGCGAGCTGGCGCATCTGATGACGACCCGGCACAGCGCCGGCCTGACCGGGCTGCCCGTCGCCCCGGCGGCCGGCAGCCTCGTCCTCGACGGAGGCTCGGAGCTGTCGCTGGAGGAGATGGTCGCGAACACCACGCGCGGGCTGCTGCTGACCTGCCTCTGGTACATCCGCGAGGTCGACCCGGCCACCCTGCTGCTCACCGGGCTGACCCGGGACGGCGTCTACCTCGTCGAGAACGGCGAGGTGACCGGCGAGGTCAACAACTTCCGGTTCAACGAGTCGCCGGTCGGCCTGCTGGGCCGGGCGACGGAGGCGGGGCGGACGGAGAAGACGCTGCCGAGGGAGTGGAGCGACTACTTCACCAGGGCCGCGATGCCCGCGCTGCGGGTGCCGGATTTCAATATGAGTTCTGTCAGTCAGGGCGTATAA